One part of the Mauremys mutica isolate MM-2020 ecotype Southern unplaced genomic scaffold, ASM2049712v1 Super-Scaffold_100409, whole genome shotgun sequence genome encodes these proteins:
- the LOC123361209 gene encoding protein NCBP2AS2-like, which translates to MVLRRLLFTLLNNPRLIEKLSESRPIRVAAQVTASALTRAQLGGRAAARRLLRDGGLARLRETFLRELKDGARARDWPRPPGNRRDGSGRGSQ; encoded by the coding sequence ATGGTGCTGCGGCGCCTGCTCTTCACGCTGCTCAACAACCCCCGGCTCATCGAGAAGCTGTCGGAGTCGCGGCCGATCCGCGTGGCGGCCCAGGTCactgcctcagccctgacccgGGCCCAGCTGGGGGGTCGGGCGGCGGCCCGGCGCTTGCTGCGGGACGGGGGCCTGGCCCGCCTGCGGGAGACCTTCCTGCGGGAGCTGAAGGATGGGGCTCGGGCCCGGGACTGGCCCCGACCTCCTGGGAACAGGCGGGACGGGAGCGGACGCGGAAGCCAGTGA